The nucleotide sequence GGCGCCGTAGAACTTGGTGTTGCCGCCGACGTAGTAGTTGACCTCCGGCGGGAACTCCTTGCCGTGCCGGTCGAGCCAGAACTCCGGTGCGCGGTACTTGCCCTTGACGAACACGGCGGTGGAGTCCCAGTTGTCGCGTTCGCGTGGCAGGTAGCCGCCGCGTTCGAGGATGAGGATCCGTTTGCCCGAGGGGGCCAGCCGGTGGGCGAGCGTGCCGCCTCCGGCGCCGGTCCCGATGATGACGACGTCGTACCGGGGGGTGTCGCTCATGGCGGCCACCGTCCTTGCCTGTGCGGTATCCGCTGGTGCCGGGACCCGCGTCCGGATCCGTTCCGCCCCTTTTCGAACGTATACGCCCCGTCCGTGCGCGGCACCTGGAACCGTCCGCGGGACGGGTCACAGCACGGCGATGGGATTCACCGGGGAGCCGGTGGCCGCCGGCAGGCGCAGCGGCGCGACCACGCACAGGAAGTGCCGGCGGCCGAGCCGCTCGCACTCCGACGCGAGCGGGTCGAGGTCCAGGTAGTCCAGGAGGTGCATCCCCAGGGCGTTCACGGCCAGGACGTGTACGGGGAAGGGCACTTCGGCGACCGCGGACGGCGCGGCGTCGTTGTTGCCGTCCGAGCCCAGTACGGCCACCCGGCGCTCGGCGAGGAGCTCCACCGCCGCCGGGTGCAGGCCGGCCCGTGCGCGTGCCGTGTCCCAGGCGCCGAGGCTGCGGCGGCGCAGGCGGTGGCCGACCCGCACGAACAGCAGGTCGCCGGGGCCGGCCCGGACGTGCTGGGCCGTCTCGGCCGCCACCAGGTCGGCGGCGGTCACCTGGTCGCCGGGTTCGAGCCACGGCACACCGCGCAGCCGGGGGACGTCCAGCAGGACCCCGCGTCCGACGATGCCGTCCTTGACGAGGTCCAGGGTCAGGGCGCCCGCGCCGTCCGGCGTCACGGTGTTAGCCGGGACACCGCCGTAGAGTTCCCCGTCGAACATGACGTGGCACAGGGCGTCGAGGTGGCTGTCGACGTCGCCGTGGACGTTCATGGCGAAGCGGTCGCGGGCGAAGTGCAGCCCCGGGGCGTCGGCCTCGCCGGGCCCGGGTGCGGTGATGCGGTGCGAGGCGGGTTGCGCGTTGTCGGGGGCGCTCTCCGTCTGCACGGGAGCTGCCAGCGAGACGGTGCGGCCCTCCCGGACCCCGGCGGCGGCCGCGACCACCCGCTCGGGGGTGAGGTGGCGCAGTGCCCCCGGCCGGTCGCCGGGGCCGGGCGGACCCTGCTCGCGCAGGCGGTCGTAGAAGGACCGGAAGTCCGCCTCCGACAGGGCGGGCGGCACCCCGTGCGGCGGCACGGGCGGTGGCTGCCGGCGCCTGGTCACGAGGATCCTCCGGCGGGGCGGGCGTCGGGCACCCGTCCGGCGGGCCGGCCCACGGGACGCCGCTCGGTCGCGTTCGTACGGCCCGTCACAGAAGCTCCCTCTCGTCCGGGCGGGGCGGTGGTCCCACTGTCCGCCTCCCCCGGGCGTCGCGCATCCGGGGCCGCCCGGCACCGGACGGGGCCGGGTACCGGCCGTTTCCCGGGCGGACCGGCGGCGGCCGCGCTCGCGTCCGCGCGGCGGGGAACGGGTGGGTTCCGGCCATCCGGTTTCCGGGCCGCGCCGCGATCTCCCTTCTATCGTGGAACGGCACAGTGACGCTCGGCACCGGGACAGGCGGCAGGACATGAGAAAACCGCGGATCGACTATGTGGCGGTCTTCCGAGCCCTGCCCGGCATGGTGGCACTCCTGACCCCCGATCTGGTGTACGCCGACGCCAACGACGACTTCCTGCGGCTGGCCGGACGGACCCGGGAGCAGTTGCTGGGCCGGTACATCTTCGACGTGTTCCCCGAGAACCCGAACGATCCGGCCGCGGCCGGCATGCGCGAGACGCGGGAGTCGATGCTGCGGGTGGTGGCCACCGGCGAGCGCGACACCATGGCGCTGCTGCGCTACGACATCGAGGACCCCCAGCGGCCCGGCGTCTGGCGCGAGCACTACTGGAGCCCGGTGAACGCGCCCGTCCAGGACCCCGACGGCCAGGTGGCGCTGGTCGTGCACCGGGTGGAGGAGGTCACCGAACTCATCCACGCCCGCGGCGGCACGAACGGCGGGGCCCGGGCCCGGGTGCTGGAGGCCGAGCTGTACACCCGGGCCCGCGAGCTCCAGGAGGTCAACGAGCGCCTCCGGCAGGCGCACGCCCACGAACGCGAGGTCGCGCTGGCCCTCCAGGCGGCGATGCTGCCCGCGCCCGGCCCGACCGGACCGCACGCGGCGGCCGTGCGCTACCGGCCGGCCCTCGGCGCGCTGAACGTGTGCGGCGACTGGTACGACCTCGTCGACCTGCCGGGCGACAACCTCGCGGTCGCCGTCGGCGACGTCGTGGGGCACGGACTCGCGGCGGCCTGCGCGATGGGGCAGCTGCGCAGCGCCCTGAGCGCCGCCTGCCGGGTGGCCGACGGTCCGGCGCAGGCCGTGGAGGCCCTGGGCCTGTACGCCCGCTTCGTGGAGGGGGCCGAGGCCACCACCGTCGTGACGACGTTCATCGACTGGGACCGTCGCACCATCGCCTACAGCTCGGCCGGGCATCCGCCGCCGGTCCTGGCGCACGCCGACGGCACGGTCACGTTCCTGGACCGCGCCACCGACCCGCCGCTGGCCGCCCGGCCCGAGCATCTCCCCCGCCCGCAGGCGCACACCCGGTTCACCGAGGGCGATACCCTCGTCCTGTACACCGACGGTCTGATCGAGCGCCGCGGCGAGGACATCTACACGGGCCTGGACCGGCTGGCGGAGTCCGTCACCCGCCACCGGCACGCGCCGCCCGAGGCGCTGGCCGACGCGCTGCTGGGCGACCTCCTGCCCACCATGGGCAGCACCGACGACACCGCCCTGATCGTCCTGCGGCTGTGACCGCGCCGGGACGGGTCAGTCGAAGGGGCGGGCAGGCCCACGGGTGCCGGGGCTGTCGGGCCGTGCCGTGTGGTCGCGGTGGCCGCGGGTGCGGCGGGCTTCCTTCATCTCCGCCTCGTACAGGTGGCCGCGCCCGTCGGCGAGCTCCCGGACCGCCTCCTGCTCCAGTTCCCGGAAGGCCCGGTAGTACGTGCCGTCGTACGCCTCGACGATCTGGAAGGTCCAGTGGCCCGGGATGACGTTGCGTCCCAGGATCTCCGTCTCGACGCGTTCGGCCCAGACCGCGTGACCCGCCTCGCGCAGCAGTTCCACCGCGCGGTCCAGCTCCAGGTCGGCGGTGCCGGTGAGCTGGTGGAACGAGTAGAGGTGCCCGCGGGCCCGCTCGACGGTCTCCAGCGCCTTGGACAGCGAGCCGAGCGCCTCGACCGTCTTGTCGCCCACGCCCTCGGGGCGGCGGTGCTCCTCGTCCGGACCCTGGCGGTCGGTCATCGTTCGCCACTCCCTTCGACAGTGATCCCAGTGATCGGGCGATCCCAGTGACCGGGCCCGGGGCGGGCGGCGCCCCGGCCCTCCCCTCCTGTCCGCAAAAGCTCAGCACAACCCGGGGCCCCGGGCCCGCCGTGGCATCCGGACGGGCCCCGGTCATCGCACGACGTCGGCCAGGTGGGGCACCACCCGGGTCAGGCGCAGCACGCCGCGCAGGATGAACAGCGCCCCGATCGCCGCAGGGAGCAGCCACCAGCCGGTGCGGACGCTCTCGTCGAACAGGACGACGCCCAGCAGGAGGCTCACGGCCGCGTCACCGATGGTCAGGGCGGGCTGCGAGGCGACGAGGGGACCGGCCTGGAGGGAGTTCTCCAGCAGGAGCA is from Streptomyces asoensis and encodes:
- a CDS encoding cyclase family protein, producing the protein MTRRRQPPPVPPHGVPPALSEADFRSFYDRLREQGPPGPGDRPGALRHLTPERVVAAAAGVREGRTVSLAAPVQTESAPDNAQPASHRITAPGPGEADAPGLHFARDRFAMNVHGDVDSHLDALCHVMFDGELYGGVPANTVTPDGAGALTLDLVKDGIVGRGVLLDVPRLRGVPWLEPGDQVTAADLVAAETAQHVRAGPGDLLFVRVGHRLRRRSLGAWDTARARAGLHPAAVELLAERRVAVLGSDGNNDAAPSAVAEVPFPVHVLAVNALGMHLLDYLDLDPLASECERLGRRHFLCVVAPLRLPAATGSPVNPIAVL
- a CDS encoding PP2C family protein-serine/threonine phosphatase, yielding MRKPRIDYVAVFRALPGMVALLTPDLVYADANDDFLRLAGRTREQLLGRYIFDVFPENPNDPAAAGMRETRESMLRVVATGERDTMALLRYDIEDPQRPGVWREHYWSPVNAPVQDPDGQVALVVHRVEEVTELIHARGGTNGGARARVLEAELYTRARELQEVNERLRQAHAHEREVALALQAAMLPAPGPTGPHAAAVRYRPALGALNVCGDWYDLVDLPGDNLAVAVGDVVGHGLAAACAMGQLRSALSAACRVADGPAQAVEALGLYARFVEGAEATTVVTTFIDWDRRTIAYSSAGHPPPVLAHADGTVTFLDRATDPPLAARPEHLPRPQAHTRFTEGDTLVLYTDGLIERRGEDIYTGLDRLAESVTRHRHAPPEALADALLGDLLPTMGSTDDTALIVLRL